The following proteins are co-located in the Microtus ochrogaster isolate Prairie Vole_2 unplaced genomic scaffold, MicOch1.0 UNK87, whole genome shotgun sequence genome:
- the Ppp1r10 gene encoding serine/threonine-protein phosphatase 1 regulatory subunit 10, giving the protein MGSGPIDPKELLKGLDSFLTRDGEVKSVDGISKIFSLMKEARKMVSRCTYLNIILQTRAPEVLVKFIDVGGYKLLNNWLTYSKTTNNIPLLQQILLTLQHLPLTVDHLKQVPPCYITHTSFLELRKLASVLVSDWMAVIRSQSSTQPAEKDKKKRKEEGKSRTTLPERPLTEVKAETRAEEAPEKKKEKPKSLRTTAPSHAKFRSTGLELDTPSLVPVKKNSSTVVVSDKYNLKPIPLKRQSATTAPGDAAPPAEKKYKPLNTTPNTTKEIKVKIIPPQPMEGLGFLDALNSAPVPGIKIKKKKKVLSPXXXQPSPFEGKTNTEPSTAKPSSPEPAPPAEPMDTDRPGTPVPPVEVPELMDAASSEPGALDAKPVESPGDPSQLTRKGRKRKTVTWPEEGKLREYFYFELDETERVNVNKIKDFGEAAKREILSDRHAFETARRLSHDNMEEKVPWVCPRPLVLPSPLVIPGSNSQERYIQAEREKGILQELFLNKESPHEPDPEPYEPIPPKLIPLDEECSMDETPYVETLEPGVSCGSPDGAGGSKLPPVLANLMGSMGAGKSPQGPGGGGINVQEILTSIMGSPNSHPSEELLKQPDYSDKLKQMLVPHGLLGPGPVANGFPSGGPGGPKGMQHFPPGPGGPMPGPHGGPGGPVGPRLLGPPPPRGGDPFWDGPGDPMRGGPMRGGPGPGPGPYHRGRGGRGGNEPPPPPPFRGARGGRSGGGPPNGRGGPGGGGMVGGGGHRPHDGPGGGMGSGHRSHDGPGGGMGSGHRSHDGPGGXXXXXXXXXXXXXXXXXXXXXXXXXXXXXXXXXXXXXXXXXXSGHRSHDGPGGGMGSGHRSHDGPGGGMGSGHRSHDGPGHGGPHGHRPHDGPSHRGHDHRGPPPHEHRGHDGHGGGGHRGHDGGHSHGGDMSNRPVCRHFMMKGSCRYENNCAFYHPGVNGPPLP; this is encoded by the exons ATGGGTTCAGGTCCCATAGACCCCAAAGAACTTCTCAAGGGCCTGGATAGCTTCCTTACTCGGGATGGAGAAGTGAAGAGTGTGGATGGAATTTCTAAGATCTTCAG TCTGATGAAGGAAGCACGGAAGATGGTGAGTCGCTGTACATACTTGAACATCATCCTGCAGACCCGGGCCCCAGAAGTGCTAGTCAA GTTTATTGATGTTGGTGGCTATAAGCTTCTGAACAACTGGTTAACATATTCAAAGACGACCAACAACATTCCTCTCCTACAGCAGATTCTGCTGACCCTGCAGCACCTCCCACTTACTGTGGACCATCTCAAGCAGGTACCGCCATGCTACATCACCCACACTTCCTTTCTGG AGCTCCGGAAATTGGCCTCAGTCCTTGTCAGCGACTGGATGGCTGTCATCCGCTCTCAGAGTAGTACCCAGCCTGCAG AGAAGGATAAGAAGAAacggaaagaagaaggaaaaagccGAACTACGCTTCCTGAGCGACCTTTGACTGAGGTGAAGGCTGAGACCCGGGCTGAGGAGGCcccagagaagaagaaggagaagcccAAGTCACTGCGAACCACGGCACCCAGTCATGCCAAGTTCCGTTCCACTG GACTAGAGCTGGACACCCCATCTTTGGTGCCTGTGAAGAAGAACTCCAGCACTGTGGTGGTATCAGACAAATACAATCTGAAGCCCATCCCCCTCAAGCGGCAGAG TGCCACAACTGCTCCAGGAGATGCTGCCCCACCTGCAGAGAAGAAGTATAAGCCCCTCAACACAACCCCCAACACCACCAAAGAAATCAAAGTGAAGATCATCCCCCCACAGC CTATGGAAGGCCTGGGTTTCCTGGATGCTCTCAATTCAGCTCCTGTCCCAGGCATCAAaattaagaagaagaagaaggttcTGTCGCCNNNNNNNN AACAGCCCAGCCCCtttgaagggaaaacaaacacTGAACCAAGCACAGCCAAACCTTCTTCTCCAGAGCCAGCACCTCCTGCTGAGCCCATGGACACAGACCGCCCTGGCACCCCGGTGCCGCCCGTTGAAGTCCCAGAGCTCATGGATGCAG CCTCCTCAGAGCCAGGAGCTCTGGACGCAAAGCCTGTGGAGAGCCCTGGTGACCCCAGCCAGCTGACTCGTaagggcagaaagaggaaaactGTAACGTGGCCTGAGGAGGGCAAGCTGAGAGAGTATTTCTACTTTGAACTGGATGAAACTGAGCGAG TGAATGTGAACAAGATCAAAGACTTCGGTGAGGCAGCTAAGCGTGAGATACTGTCAGACCGGCATGCTTTTGAGACAGCCCGACGACTAAGCCATGACAACATGGAGGAGAAAGTGCCCTGGGTGTGTCCCCGGCCTCTGGTTCTACCCTCACCTCTTGTTATCCCTGGAAGCAATAGCCAGGAGCGATACATCCAGGCTGAGCGGGAAAAAGGCATCCTTCAGGAGCTCTTCCTGAACAAGGAGAG TCCACATGAGCCTGATCCTGAGCCCTATGAGCCTATACCCCCAAAACTCATCCCCTTGGATGAG gAGTGTTCCATGGATGAGACACCATATGTTGAGACCCTGGAGCCTGGAGTGTCTTGTGGCTCACCTGATGGGGCAGGAGGCTCCAAGCTGCCTCCTGTTCTGGCTAATCTCATGGGAAgcatgggagctgggaagagcCCCCAGGGCCCTGGAGGAGGAGGCATCAATGTCCAGGAGATCCTCACCTCCATCATG GGCAGTCCAAACAGCCACCCTTCAGAGGAACTGCTGAAGCAGCCAGACTACTCCGACAAGCTCAAGCAGATGCTGG TGCCACACGGACTCCTAGGTCCTGGTCCTGTAGCCAACGGCTTCCCATCAGGAGGCCCCGGAGGTCCCAAGGGGATGCAGCATTTCCCCCCTGGTCCTGGAGGGCCAATGCCAG GTCCTCACGGAGGCCCTGGTGGACCAGTGGGTCCACGTCTCCTGGGTCCCCCACCCCCTCGGGGAGGTGATCCCTTCTGGGATGGCCCAGGTGACCCCATGCGAGGTGGCCCAATGCGTGGGGGTCCTGGACCTGGTCCTGGACCATACCACAGAGGCCGAGGAGGTCGTGGAGGAAATGAGCCGCCGCCACCCCCTCCATTCCGAGGAGCCAGAGGAGGTCGTTCTGGAGGAGGACCCCCAAATGGCCGAGGGGGTCCTGGTGGAGGAGGCATGGTTGGAGGTGGTGGACATCGCCCCCATGATGGCCCTGGAGGGGGCATGGGCAGTGGACATAGATCCCATGACGGCCCTGGAGGAGGAATGGGCAGTGGACATAGATCCCATGACGGCCCTGGAGGNNNNNNNNNNNNNNNNNNNNNNNNNNNNNNNNNNNNNNNNNNNNNNNNNNNNNNNNNNNNNNNNNNNNNNNNNNNNNNNNNNNNNNNNNNNNNNNNNNNNNNNNNNNNNNNNNNNNNNNNNNNNNGCAGTGGACATAGATCCCATGATGGCCCCGGAGGAGGAATGGGCAGTGGACATAGATCCCATGATGGCCCCGGAGGAGGAATGGGCAGTGGACATCGATCCCATGACGGCCCTGGACACGGGGGACCCCATGGCCACCGGCCACATGATGGTCCTAGTCATCGAGGCCATGACCATCGAGGGCCACCGCCTCATGAGCACCGCGGTCATGATGGCCACGGAGGAGGCGGCCACCGAGGGCATGATGGAGGCCACAGTCATGGAGGAG ATATGTCCAACCGCCCCGTCTGTCGACACTTCATGATGAAGGGCAGCTGCCGCTATGAGAACAACTGTGCCTTTTATCACCCGGGGGTCAACGGACCCCCGCTGCCCTAG